The Arachis hypogaea cultivar Tifrunner chromosome 14, arahy.Tifrunner.gnm2.J5K5, whole genome shotgun sequence genome has a segment encoding these proteins:
- the LOC140178246 gene encoding uncharacterized protein isoform X2 has protein sequence MEKIKRLNEDAWAYLEKWPMDAWTRSLFIYKLKLDSICNNACEVFNAKIKDARAKPIITLLEEVRMFVMRTIAKNKVKLQNHTGKLTPVIKSRLEKVRKESKHWKPIWTGDNGYEKFEVHGHPTNHVVDIEKRLCTCQFWMLTGIPCVHACAALSRVNKQPEDFCHRWLTMDSYRKTYNHHINPILGQPMWEKAEDCNRPHAPKIKSKPGKLKMKRRMDADEKSGFGTKKPKVDPKLSGNTADGVHLKRKLGAFTCSYCGEKGHTKRGYKKKRDADAATAAAATAAAATAAAAAAAEAAEKKKNEEVHPVPEQPVQQEIDLTQPFASEQEDSEKDPGSKRPLKLSPRR, from the exons ATGGAGAAGATCAAAAGGTTAAATGAGGATGCTTGGGCATACTTGGAGAAGTGGCCGATGGATGCTTGGACCAGAAGCTTATTCATCTATAAGCTAAAGTTGGATAGCATCTGTAACAACGCTTGCGAAGTGTTCAATGCTAAGATCAAGGATGCACGAGCCAAACCCATCATAACATTGCTGGAGGAAGTAAGGATGTTCGTTATGCGTACCATAGCGAAAAACAAGGTAAAGCTGCAGAATCACACTGGGAAGCTCACACCTGTTATAAAGAGCAGGCTAGAAAAGGTTAGGAAAGAATCCAAGCATTGGAAGCCAATTTGGACTGGGGACAACGGATACGAAAAATTTGAGGTTCACGGACATCCAACTAACCATGTTGTGGACATAGAAAAAAGATTGTGCACATGCCAATTTTGGATGCTAACGG GTATTCCTTGTGTGCACGCTTGTGCTGCCCTCTCTCGTGTGAATAAGCAGCCAGAAGACTTCTGTCACAGATGGCTGACCATGGACTCATACAGGAAAACTTATAACCACCACATTAATCCAATTCTGGGTCAACCAATGTGGGAAAAAGCAGAGGACTGTAACAGGCCACATGCTCCTAAAATCAAGTCAAAACCTGGAAAActaaagatgaagaggaggatGGATGCGGACGAGAAGAGTGGTTTTGGAACTAAGAAGCCTAAAGTTGACCCAAAACTCTCGGGCAACACTGCAGACGGTGTACACCTAAAGAGAAAGCTGGGTGCCTTTACATGCAGTTACTGTGGTGAAAAGGGTCATACGAAGAGAGgctacaaaaagaagagagatGCTGATGCTgctactgctgctgctgctactgctgctgctgctacAGCAGCCGCTGCCGCTGCGGCCGAGGCagctgagaagaagaaaaatgaagaagtaCATCCTGTGCCTGAGCAACCTGTTCAGCAGGAGATCGACTTAACTCAGCCTTTTGCTTCTGAGCAAGAGGATTCTGAAAAG GATCCTGGATCGAAAAGACCTTTGAAGCTGTCACCAAGAAGATGA
- the LOC140178246 gene encoding uncharacterized protein isoform X1: MEKIKRLNEDAWAYLEKWPMDAWTRSLFIYKLKLDSICNNACEVFNAKIKDARAKPIITLLEEVRMFVMRTIAKNKVKLQNHTGKLTPVIKSRLEKVRKESKHWKPIWTGDNGYEKFEVHGHPTNHVVDIEKRLCTCQFWMLTGKLIVFMHFTFFNHNYYHGSCHCLAPAGIPCVHACAALSRVNKQPEDFCHRWLTMDSYRKTYNHHINPILGQPMWEKAEDCNRPHAPKIKSKPGKLKMKRRMDADEKSGFGTKKPKVDPKLSGNTADGVHLKRKLGAFTCSYCGEKGHTKRGYKKKRDADAATAAAATAAAATAAAAAAAEAAEKKKNEEVHPVPEQPVQQEIDLTQPFASEQEDSEKDPGSKRPLKLSPRR, encoded by the exons ATGGAGAAGATCAAAAGGTTAAATGAGGATGCTTGGGCATACTTGGAGAAGTGGCCGATGGATGCTTGGACCAGAAGCTTATTCATCTATAAGCTAAAGTTGGATAGCATCTGTAACAACGCTTGCGAAGTGTTCAATGCTAAGATCAAGGATGCACGAGCCAAACCCATCATAACATTGCTGGAGGAAGTAAGGATGTTCGTTATGCGTACCATAGCGAAAAACAAGGTAAAGCTGCAGAATCACACTGGGAAGCTCACACCTGTTATAAAGAGCAGGCTAGAAAAGGTTAGGAAAGAATCCAAGCATTGGAAGCCAATTTGGACTGGGGACAACGGATACGAAAAATTTGAGGTTCACGGACATCCAACTAACCATGTTGTGGACATAGAAAAAAGATTGTGCACATGCCAATTTTGGATGCTAACGGGTAAGTTAATTGTCTTTATGCATTTCACTTTCTTCAACCATAACTATTATCATGGTTCATGTCACTGTTTGGCACCTGCAGGTATTCCTTGTGTGCACGCTTGTGCTGCCCTCTCTCGTGTGAATAAGCAGCCAGAAGACTTCTGTCACAGATGGCTGACCATGGACTCATACAGGAAAACTTATAACCACCACATTAATCCAATTCTGGGTCAACCAATGTGGGAAAAAGCAGAGGACTGTAACAGGCCACATGCTCCTAAAATCAAGTCAAAACCTGGAAAActaaagatgaagaggaggatGGATGCGGACGAGAAGAGTGGTTTTGGAACTAAGAAGCCTAAAGTTGACCCAAAACTCTCGGGCAACACTGCAGACGGTGTACACCTAAAGAGAAAGCTGGGTGCCTTTACATGCAGTTACTGTGGTGAAAAGGGTCATACGAAGAGAGgctacaaaaagaagagagatGCTGATGCTgctactgctgctgctgctactgctgctgctgctacAGCAGCCGCTGCCGCTGCGGCCGAGGCagctgagaagaagaaaaatgaagaagtaCATCCTGTGCCTGAGCAACCTGTTCAGCAGGAGATCGACTTAACTCAGCCTTTTGCTTCTGAGCAAGAGGATTCTGAAAAG GATCCTGGATCGAAAAGACCTTTGAAGCTGTCACCAAGAAGATGA